Proteins co-encoded in one Govania unica genomic window:
- a CDS encoding TetR/AcrR family transcriptional regulator, protein MLSKTDQSGKRDDERAPPRVDNRRELLMSAAARLFAKHGYAGTSVRDIAAAVGMLPGSMYYHFKSKEELLLTVHAEGVAHIYGAVQARLVTAGDEPWERLRAASVAHLTAVLDGSHYSMIMTPEFHLGIENELRLQVVAQRDAYETLFKTLIDALPLPDGTNRAYLRLGIFGSLNWAMTWFRPGGDSAEKIAGEMIDLYRRKLDPSA, encoded by the coding sequence ATGTTGTCGAAGACGGATCAGAGCGGAAAGCGGGACGACGAGCGGGCACCCCCGCGCGTGGACAATCGCCGCGAGCTTTTGATGAGCGCCGCCGCGCGTCTTTTCGCCAAACATGGCTATGCCGGAACCTCGGTGCGCGATATCGCCGCTGCCGTAGGCATGCTGCCAGGCTCCATGTATTACCATTTCAAATCCAAGGAAGAACTGCTGCTGACCGTCCATGCCGAGGGCGTCGCGCATATCTATGGCGCTGTGCAGGCCCGGCTTGTGACGGCGGGGGACGAGCCGTGGGAGCGGCTGCGGGCGGCATCGGTCGCCCATTTGACGGCGGTGCTCGACGGCAGCCATTATTCGATGATCATGACGCCCGAGTTTCACCTCGGCATCGAAAACGAGCTGCGGCTTCAGGTGGTGGCACAGCGCGACGCCTATGAAACCCTGTTCAAGACCCTGATCGATGCCTTGCCGCTGCCGGATGGCACCAACCGCGCCTATTTGCGGCTCGGAATTTTCGGCAGCCTCAACTGGGCCATGACATGGTTCCGCCCGGGCGGCGACAGCGCCGAAAAAATCGCCGGGGAAATGATCGACCTTTACCGTCGTAAGCTTGACCCCTCCGCCTGA
- a CDS encoding NAD(P)H-dependent flavin oxidoreductase produces the protein MWPDRRILDLLGIELPILQAPMAGSNGSRLAIAVAGAGGLGAIPCALLGADKIRGEVGLFRAAVSAPINLNFFCHQTPAEDPARAALWRGRLAPYYAELGLDVEAPMTAANRAPFDATFAALIEELRPEVVSFHFGLPEPQLLDRVRRAGAKILSSATTVAEARWLADHGADAVIAQGAEAGGHRGMFLTSRVASQVGTFALVPQVVDAVALPVIAAGGVADARGLVAALALGAAAVQIGTAYLRTPEAATSAIHRAALGTAGDDQTAITNIFTGRPARALVNRLLADLGPLSDLAPEFPAASTAILPLRAAAESQGSGDFSSLWAGQAVALTREQGAAEFTRALAAEALDRLQR, from the coding sequence ATGTGGCCCGACCGTCGTATCCTTGATTTGCTTGGGATTGAGCTGCCTATTTTGCAGGCTCCCATGGCCGGGTCGAATGGCTCGCGGCTGGCGATTGCGGTGGCTGGAGCCGGGGGGCTTGGGGCTATCCCTTGCGCGCTTCTTGGGGCTGACAAGATCCGGGGCGAGGTGGGGTTGTTTCGCGCTGCTGTCTCGGCCCCGATTAATCTCAATTTCTTCTGCCATCAGACTCCGGCCGAGGATCCTGCGCGGGCGGCTTTGTGGCGGGGACGGCTTGCGCCTTATTATGCCGAACTCGGGCTTGATGTGGAGGCGCCGATGACGGCGGCCAATCGTGCGCCCTTTGATGCGACCTTCGCCGCACTGATTGAGGAGTTGCGGCCCGAGGTGGTGAGCTTTCATTTCGGCCTGCCGGAGCCGCAATTGCTTGACCGCGTGCGCCGGGCGGGGGCCAAAATCCTGTCCTCCGCGACGACAGTGGCCGAGGCGCGCTGGCTTGCCGATCATGGTGCTGACGCCGTGATCGCGCAAGGGGCCGAGGCGGGCGGGCATCGCGGTATGTTCCTCACATCCAGGGTGGCGTCCCAGGTCGGCACCTTCGCATTGGTGCCGCAGGTGGTGGATGCCGTGGCGCTGCCGGTCATCGCGGCGGGCGGTGTGGCTGACGCGCGCGGGCTGGTTGCGGCCCTGGCGCTTGGGGCGGCGGCGGTGCAGATCGGCACGGCTTATCTGCGCACGCCTGAGGCGGCCACAAGCGCCATCCATCGCGCGGCACTCGGCACTGCCGGTGACGATCAGACGGCGATCACCAACATCTTCACCGGGCGACCGGCGCGGGCACTTGTCAATCGTCTGCTGGCCGACCTTGGGCCCTTGAGCGACCTCGCACCGGAGTTTCCGGCAGCCTCCACGGCGATCCTGCCATTGCGGGCAGCGGCGGAGTCGCAGGGATCGGGCGATTTCAGTTCTTTATGGGCGGGGCAGGCGGTGGCCCTGACGCGGGAGCAGGGGGCGGCGGAGTTCACCCGTGCCCTTGCGGCCGAGGCGCTTGACCGCTTGCAGAGGTAA
- a CDS encoding winged helix-turn-helix transcriptional regulator, whose protein sequence is MKPTDQYRLLPKSSVNRALNTLGDRWSHLILQEAFLGATRYEDFRARLGIARSTLSNRLQSLIANDIMEQRPFREGMVRMDYHLTERGRDLLPSLLMSWAWGVRWGLTGPTMPLSLTHTGCGKAMLPEMICGHCKEPVTLNSCRYEDGPGAGFEQVAVQRMHRRRNSAGDSPATIAATMEPADLIADRWTGLVIGTQYFGVHRFDDIQARIGIATNILTDRLRTLVANGIFERRLYEIQPPRYEYFMTKKGMDLYPHALSLLHWADRWLAEPEGPPVIIRHKPCGQPVLPQVVCGHCKDVLSSDNLTVRPARRAKED, encoded by the coding sequence ATGAAGCCTACGGATCAGTATCGATTGCTGCCCAAAAGCTCCGTCAATCGGGCGCTCAACACACTCGGTGACCGCTGGAGCCATCTGATCCTGCAGGAAGCGTTCCTCGGCGCCACCCGGTATGAGGACTTCCGCGCCCGGCTCGGCATTGCCCGCAGCACGCTGTCGAACCGTCTGCAATCCTTGATTGCCAATGACATCATGGAACAGCGGCCCTTTCGCGAAGGCATGGTGCGGATGGATTATCATCTGACCGAACGCGGCCGGGATCTGCTGCCCTCCCTGCTCATGAGCTGGGCTTGGGGGGTGCGCTGGGGTTTAACGGGGCCAACCATGCCGCTGTCCCTGACCCATACCGGCTGCGGCAAGGCCATGCTACCCGAAATGATTTGCGGCCATTGCAAGGAACCGGTCACGCTCAATTCCTGCCGCTATGAAGATGGCCCGGGGGCTGGGTTTGAACAGGTCGCCGTGCAGCGTATGCACCGGCGACGCAATTCAGCGGGAGACAGCCCCGCCACCATCGCCGCCACCATGGAACCGGCCGACCTGATCGCCGACCGCTGGACCGGGCTTGTGATCGGCACGCAATATTTCGGCGTGCATCGCTTTGACGATATTCAGGCAAGAATCGGCATTGCCACCAACATCCTGACCGACCGCCTGCGCACCTTGGTCGCCAATGGCATTTTCGAACGCCGGCTTTATGAGATCCAGCCGCCGCGTTATGAATATTTCATGACCAAAAAGGGCATGGATCTTTACCCCCACGCCCTCAGCCTCCTGCATTGGGCCGACCGCTGGCTTGCGGAGCCAGAGGGACCGCCGGTCATCATCCGCCACAAGCCCTGCGGCCAGCCAGTACTGCCGCAAGTCGTCTGCGGGCATTGCAAGGATGTCCTGAGCAGCGACAATCTGACCGTACGACCCGCGCGCCGCGCCAAGGAAGACTGA
- a CDS encoding DUF1295 domain-containing protein, which produces MLHDIAYLAVINLGVILVAFVGLWLISLLVEDSSIVDILWGLGLGGVAWVSYVFGDGAADRKLLVAVLVSVWALRLAGYIGWRNWGAEDRRYARLRQHVESQGKNFAIYSLIHIYLLQGSLMWLFSFVVQIPMVYKTPTTLGTLAWIGTAVWAFGLLYETIADIQLARFRAHPTNAGRTMQAGLWRYSRHPNYFGEIVAWVGIFLIACENPIGFPVILCVLMLAYNIVGSMGAGTVERRMQKKRPDYLDYVKRTNKLIPMPPRR; this is translated from the coding sequence ATGTTGCATGACATTGCGTATCTGGCGGTCATCAATCTGGGCGTGATTCTGGTCGCCTTCGTGGGGCTTTGGCTGATCAGCCTTCTGGTTGAGGATTCGAGTATCGTCGATATTCTCTGGGGGCTTGGATTGGGCGGCGTGGCCTGGGTCAGCTATGTCTTCGGCGACGGGGCGGCGGACCGCAAGCTGCTGGTGGCTGTGTTGGTGAGCGTCTGGGCGCTGCGGCTTGCCGGATATATCGGCTGGCGCAACTGGGGAGCCGAAGATCGTCGCTATGCACGGCTCCGGCAGCATGTGGAGTCTCAGGGCAAGAATTTCGCGATCTACAGCCTGATCCATATCTATCTGCTTCAGGGCTCGTTGATGTGGCTGTTTTCCTTCGTCGTCCAAATCCCTATGGTCTATAAAACACCCACAACGCTTGGCACCCTCGCCTGGATCGGGACGGCGGTCTGGGCTTTTGGGCTATTGTATGAAACCATTGCCGACATCCAGCTTGCCCGCTTCCGCGCCCATCCGACAAATGCGGGACGGACCATGCAAGCGGGGCTTTGGCGCTATTCCCGGCACCCGAACTATTTCGGCGAGATTGTCGCCTGGGTGGGCATTTTTCTCATTGCCTGTGAAAATCCGATCGGATTTCCGGTCATCCTTTGCGTTCTCATGCTGGCCTATAACATCGTCGGCAGCATGGGCGCCGGCACGGTCGAACGGCGCATGCAAAAAAAGCGGCCCGATTATCTCGACTATGTGAAGCGCACCAATAAGCTCATCCCGATGCCGCCGCGCCGCTGA
- a CDS encoding AMP-binding protein — protein MTSSPPWFDPKTPAREDCVVSCLIDKWAAATPDKTFILYENGDSWSWSQTRSIARATAAAFAARGIRAGDTVLAWLPNNATMIRSWFGANYLGATLVPINTSYRGRLLEHAIRTSDARLMIVHPALIDRLSEIEHSDLEHLIVDSPDLPNLDCGLTMEPVSVLDGDSAAEFDFAPQIWDTPLIIFTSGTTGPSKGVITSYLHQWTTATVQYGYMTAADRILINLPMFHVGGTSSIYAALARGASAALFDGFNTREFWPQLRATGSTTISGLIGAMASFLTKTPPQPDDGDNPLTYCTLAPITDDTIALSKRFNFHYVSGFNMTELSSPLITPLDERTHRSCGRPRSGVECRVVDDHDMEVGANMIGELVVRSDSPWVFFKGYHKNPEATAEAWRNGWFHTGDLVTRDADGNFFFIDRKKDAIRRRGENISSIEVELDVYAHAAVLEVAAYGVPCPAGEEEVMVAVAAKPGHTLDPQSLVEFLIPRMAHFMVPRYVRVVEALPKTPTNKIQKVQLRGEGVTSDTWDREASGLALKRQKLK, from the coding sequence ATGACGTCCAGTCCACCCTGGTTCGACCCGAAAACTCCCGCACGCGAAGATTGCGTGGTTTCCTGCCTGATCGACAAATGGGCCGCCGCCACGCCGGACAAGACTTTTATCCTTTATGAAAACGGCGACAGCTGGAGCTGGAGCCAGACCCGCAGCATCGCGCGCGCCACCGCAGCCGCCTTTGCGGCACGCGGCATCCGGGCCGGGGATACAGTGCTCGCCTGGCTGCCGAACAACGCGACCATGATCCGCAGCTGGTTTGGCGCGAATTATCTCGGTGCGACGCTGGTCCCCATCAACACGAGCTATCGCGGGCGTCTGCTGGAACATGCGATCCGCACCTCGGACGCCCGATTGATGATTGTCCATCCGGCCCTGATCGACCGCTTGAGCGAGATCGAGCACAGCGATCTTGAGCATCTTATCGTCGACAGCCCCGATCTTCCGAACCTCGATTGCGGGCTGACGATGGAACCGGTCAGCGTGCTTGATGGCGATAGCGCGGCCGAGTTTGACTTTGCGCCGCAAATCTGGGACACGCCGCTGATCATTTTCACTTCAGGCACCACCGGGCCGTCCAAGGGCGTGATCACCAGCTATCTCCACCAATGGACTACGGCCACGGTGCAATATGGTTATATGACGGCCGCGGACCGCATCCTGATCAATCTGCCCATGTTCCATGTGGGCGGCACCAGCAGCATTTATGCGGCGCTGGCCCGGGGCGCATCGGCGGCTCTGTTTGACGGTTTCAACACGCGCGAATTCTGGCCGCAGCTGCGCGCCACCGGGTCCACCACCATCAGCGGACTGATTGGGGCCATGGCGAGCTTTTTGACCAAGACGCCGCCGCAGCCCGATGACGGTGACAATCCGCTGACCTATTGCACGCTCGCCCCCATCACCGATGACACCATCGCGCTCAGCAAGCGCTTCAATTTTCATTACGTCTCCGGCTTCAACATGACCGAACTGTCATCGCCGCTCATCACGCCGCTTGATGAACGGACGCACCGCAGTTGCGGACGTCCGCGTTCCGGCGTCGAATGCCGGGTGGTCGACGATCATGATATGGAAGTTGGCGCCAATATGATCGGCGAACTGGTGGTGCGCAGCGACAGCCCCTGGGTCTTTTTCAAAGGCTATCACAAGAATCCGGAAGCCACTGCTGAAGCCTGGCGCAACGGTTGGTTTCATACCGGCGATCTTGTCACCCGCGACGCCGACGGCAATTTCTTTTTCATCGACCGCAAGAAAGACGCCATCCGGCGGCGCGGCGAAAACATCTCCTCGATCGAAGTCGAACTTGATGTCTATGCCCATGCCGCCGTGCTGGAAGTGGCCGCCTATGGCGTGCCCTGCCCGGCTGGCGAGGAAGAAGTGATGGTGGCGGTTGCCGCTAAGCCGGGCCACACACTTGATCCTCAAAGTTTGGTGGAATTTCTCATTCCCCGCATGGCGCATTTCATGGTGCCGCGCTATGTGCGCGTGGTCGAGGCTCTGCCCAAAACACCGACCAACAAAATTCAAAAAGTTCAGCTGCGTGGCGAAGGCGTCACATCCGACACCTGGGACCGAGAGGCCAGCGGCCTCGCGCTCAAACGACAAAAACTGAAATAA
- a CDS encoding spinster family MFS transporter — protein MTAPAPSEALQADPGFIPGRPLTSDLLQARAPVSLWPSKGRSWLLVIIMLVAYTSSFIDRQIMTLLVGPIRADLKISVTEFSLLVGLAFSLFYSMSGVPLAYLSDRYSRIRIIMIGIFTWSIMTMLCGFAGSFGPLFLARMGVGIGEAALAPAAYSLISDSFPPERRGRAMGVYSMGAYVGGGLALVIGGAVISMIEHAKPITLPLVGTLQAWQTTFFYVGLPGFLIVLALMFCREPARQGITNKPSLSVLFAFMRQQSAVFWTISIGSSLFGIAAIGYLVWMPSILIHQYGWSASKTGYIYGSILLIFSTSGSFCGGWIADILTQRGIKDGALRTLIGAILLAIPFAVSTPFMTSDIGVTVMLAALSFCFGLVQALPTTALHAVTPNECRSQITACYFVFGSIISQGIGPTLIASLTQYGFKDEMKLGLAVVVINAIMLPLAALILLSGRKAFCRSLDAIRH, from the coding sequence ATGACAGCCCCAGCCCCGTCAGAGGCTTTGCAAGCAGACCCGGGTTTCATCCCGGGGCGGCCTCTTACAAGTGACCTGTTGCAAGCCAGGGCGCCTGTTTCCCTATGGCCCAGCAAGGGGCGATCCTGGCTGCTCGTCATCATCATGCTTGTGGCTTACACCAGTTCTTTCATTGACCGGCAAATCATGACCTTGCTGGTTGGCCCCATCCGTGCCGACCTCAAGATTTCGGTGACCGAATTCAGTTTGTTGGTCGGACTTGCCTTTTCCCTGTTCTATTCCATGTCCGGCGTTCCGCTCGCCTATCTGTCTGACCGCTACAGTCGTATTCGCATAATCATGATCGGGATTTTCACCTGGAGCATCATGACCATGCTGTGCGGATTCGCGGGCAGCTTTGGCCCGTTGTTTCTCGCCCGCATGGGCGTCGGCATTGGTGAAGCGGCGCTGGCTCCGGCGGCTTATTCCCTGATTTCAGACAGCTTCCCGCCCGAACGCCGCGGCCGCGCCATGGGCGTCTATTCCATGGGCGCTTATGTGGGCGGCGGTCTGGCGCTGGTGATCGGTGGCGCAGTCATTTCGATGATCGAACATGCGAAGCCGATCACTCTGCCGCTTGTGGGCACGTTGCAAGCCTGGCAAACGACTTTTTTTTATGTGGGGCTGCCGGGCTTCCTGATCGTGCTCGCGCTGATGTTCTGCCGTGAACCGGCGCGTCAGGGGATCACCAACAAACCGTCACTTTCCGTGTTGTTTGCCTTTATGCGCCAGCAGTCGGCCGTCTTTTGGACCATCAGCATCGGCAGTTCACTGTTCGGCATTGCCGCCATCGGCTATCTGGTCTGGATGCCCAGCATTCTCATACATCAATATGGCTGGAGCGCGTCGAAGACCGGCTATATCTATGGCAGCATTCTGCTGATCTTTTCCACAAGCGGGTCTTTTTGCGGCGGCTGGATCGCCGATATCCTGACCCAGCGCGGCATCAAAGACGGCGCACTGCGCACCTTGATCGGGGCGATCCTGCTGGCCATTCCCTTCGCCGTCTCTACGCCCTTCATGACCTCGGACATCGGCGTCACCGTCATGCTGGCCGCGCTCAGCTTTTGTTTCGGTCTGGTGCAAGCCTTGCCAACAACGGCGCTTCACGCCGTGACACCGAACGAATGCCGCAGCCAGATCACCGCCTGTTATTTCGTGTTCGGCAGCATCATTTCCCAAGGGATCGGCCCGACGCTCATCGCGTCGCTCACCCAATATGGTTTCAAGGACGAAATGAAGCTGGGATTGGCCGTCGTCGTCATCAATGCGATCATGCTGCCGCTTGCCGCCCTTATTCTCCTGTCCGGCCGAAAGGCGTTCTGCCGCAGCCTCGATGCCATCCGCCACTGA
- a CDS encoding TonB-dependent receptor has product MTDTPISYRRRGVADFTTAMLATSIFALTTVMSVAAPAPAAETSAAGGLEEIIVTATKRTQNLMEVPIAVSAFSEAALQNSGIRDIRNLVALSPSLNFQTPGGDSDSSVRIRGMGTTSTNVGLESAVGVVIDGVPRARTGVALSELGDIERIEVLRGPQGTLFGRNTSAGLINVITKNPNMKEFEGYVEGTYGNYDYYRLNGAVSGPLVEDVLGVRIEGVVQKRNGFLHEVNTDTDTMGLNRSFLRGKLQYQPNENLRIKLSADYTNRNEDCCTAVFSLVGANAIKGQTIAATHGVQSYGSTHPFDRLAARSPGRVNQEDVKDWGVGLEVNWDAGVGEVVSVTSYRDWKANRGQDFDHSGVDLGYIPKDGIFQQFKVFSQELRFQGKSGPLDWLVGAWYSHEDITDQRAFLMGVDMPLMFNTAKPAVLAAFRPGDGGYGFSNQKGEDYAAFTHNTYAITEALKFTVGARITRNKKKVDLTANTINPACDTAVALNDPVGIGSFCASFWDSRLNPAGGKDSRAETALTGTVNLSYEFSPEANSYISYSRGYKSGGYNLDRAGFSTPATPNAADLSFGKETVDAYEVGFKSQFFDNTVRFNAAVFYQAFKGFQSIQYTGVSFIVFGLPKAITKGAEVELTWAPVKGLTLTGATTYADAYYTSDPGNRAFAGKPMEMSPKWTLVGSATYDFPIPGTSLKGLAYADIRWVSTYMTASFGDINRQQDAFALVNGRLALSNESDSWRVELWARNLFNQDYYRRVIPATFQAGSYSAFLGDPRTYGITVRTNF; this is encoded by the coding sequence ATGACTGATACCCCTATTTCCTATAGACGGCGCGGGGTTGCCGATTTCACGACGGCAATGCTTGCGACTTCGATTTTTGCTTTGACCACAGTAATGTCTGTGGCAGCGCCTGCGCCTGCGGCGGAGACATCGGCGGCTGGCGGGCTTGAAGAAATCATTGTGACCGCGACCAAGCGGACACAAAATCTGATGGAAGTGCCGATCGCGGTTTCGGCTTTTTCTGAAGCGGCTTTGCAGAATTCGGGTATCCGCGATATTCGCAATCTTGTCGCGCTTTCACCAAGCCTGAACTTCCAGACACCGGGCGGTGACTCGGATTCAAGCGTTCGTATTCGCGGCATGGGCACCACATCGACCAACGTCGGTCTTGAATCGGCGGTGGGCGTTGTCATTGATGGTGTGCCGCGGGCACGGACCGGCGTTGCGCTCTCTGAACTTGGTGACATTGAACGTATCGAAGTTCTGCGCGGGCCTCAGGGGACACTTTTTGGCCGCAATACTTCTGCCGGGCTGATCAATGTCATCACCAAGAACCCGAATATGAAGGAATTCGAGGGGTATGTTGAAGGCACATATGGCAACTATGATTACTATCGTCTGAATGGCGCGGTATCAGGTCCGCTTGTGGAAGATGTTCTCGGCGTGCGTATTGAAGGCGTTGTGCAAAAGCGCAATGGTTTCCTGCATGAGGTCAACACAGATACCGATACCATGGGCCTCAACCGCTCATTCCTGCGCGGCAAGCTTCAGTATCAGCCGAATGAAAACCTCAGGATCAAACTGAGCGCCGACTATACAAACCGCAACGAAGATTGCTGTACGGCTGTCTTTTCCCTTGTCGGCGCGAATGCCATCAAGGGGCAAACCATTGCCGCGACTCACGGCGTTCAAAGCTATGGCAGCACTCATCCCTTTGATCGTCTCGCGGCACGCTCGCCCGGCCGGGTCAATCAGGAAGACGTGAAAGACTGGGGCGTCGGGCTCGAAGTCAACTGGGATGCGGGCGTTGGGGAAGTCGTCTCGGTAACGTCTTACAGGGATTGGAAAGCCAATCGTGGTCAGGACTTCGACCATTCGGGCGTTGATCTTGGCTATATCCCGAAAGACGGCATCTTCCAGCAGTTCAAGGTGTTCAGTCAGGAACTGCGCTTCCAGGGCAAGTCAGGCCCTCTCGATTGGCTCGTCGGCGCCTGGTACTCGCATGAAGATATCACTGACCAGCGCGCGTTCCTGATGGGCGTCGATATGCCGCTGATGTTCAATACCGCCAAACCGGCTGTGCTTGCAGCGTTCCGTCCCGGTGACGGCGGCTATGGCTTCTCCAATCAGAAGGGCGAAGATTATGCGGCCTTCACCCATAATACTTATGCCATCACCGAGGCGTTGAAGTTCACGGTCGGCGCGCGCATCACCCGAAACAAGAAAAAAGTCGATCTCACGGCGAACACCATCAACCCGGCATGTGACACTGCCGTGGCTTTGAATGATCCTGTGGGGATCGGCTCATTCTGTGCGTCCTTCTGGGATTCGCGACTCAATCCTGCGGGCGGCAAGGACAGCCGGGCTGAAACCGCTTTGACCGGCACCGTCAATTTGAGCTACGAATTCAGCCCCGAAGCCAACAGCTATATTTCCTATTCGCGTGGTTATAAATCGGGCGGCTACAATCTGGATCGCGCAGGCTTCTCGACCCCGGCGACCCCGAACGCAGCCGATCTTAGTTTTGGCAAAGAAACCGTAGACGCTTACGAAGTCGGTTTCAAAAGTCAGTTTTTTGATAACACAGTCCGCTTCAACGCCGCGGTTTTCTATCAGGCCTTCAAGGGCTTCCAGTCGATCCAATACACGGGCGTGAGCTTTATCGTGTTCGGTCTGCCGAAAGCCATCACCAAAGGAGCTGAAGTCGAACTGACCTGGGCTCCGGTGAAAGGTTTGACACTTACGGGCGCCACGACTTATGCGGATGCTTACTACACAAGTGATCCGGGCAACCGGGCCTTCGCAGGCAAGCCGATGGAAATGTCGCCGAAATGGACGCTTGTCGGATCGGCAACCTATGACTTCCCGATCCCCGGCACGTCTCTGAAGGGTCTTGCCTATGCTGATATTCGCTGGGTGTCGACTTACATGACGGCAAGCTTTGGCGATATCAACCGCCAGCAGGATGCCTTCGCGCTGGTCAATGGCCGTCTTGCCCTGTCGAATGAATCCGACAGCTGGCGCGTGGAGCTCTGGGCCCGCAACCTGTTCAATCAGGATTATTACCGCCGCGTAATTCCAGCCACATTCCAGGCTGGGTCCTATTCGGCCTTCCTCGGTGATCCGCGTACATATGGCATCACCGTACGGACGAACTTCTAA
- a CDS encoding acyl-CoA dehydrogenase family protein translates to MSDKTIPVSQLDFDGLRPPSPHLTSAHAAWRQRLRHFVDKDIAPHLDDWDKSGTFPDAVYKTAADAGLLGMGFPVELGGLDEPIDLYHRIIFSEEFHRLGSGVVFADLATHWIGLPPIISHGTDEMKDRIARPVLRGDKKMAFAVTEPSGGSDVSGLKTTAERRGDHFIVNGSKTLISGAMRADFILAAVRTGGPGMGGISLLVIEADRAGISRTPVPGLTWYNASIGTFTFDNVEVPVSNLIGTENRGFASLAGQLNIERFSGIAATLAMSRTCIAEAVAWAQQRETFGKRLVDHQAIRHKLIEMISALRVSYAYLDYCIDRFHRGDVPIADLSLLKIQGVKTLEHCAREAMHILAGQAYQGTTRVERIFRESRIFAIGGGTEEILKDLTARQLGF, encoded by the coding sequence ATGAGTGATAAAACCATCCCCGTCTCGCAGCTCGATTTCGACGGCCTGCGCCCGCCGAGTCCGCATTTGACCAGCGCCCATGCGGCCTGGCGGCAACGTCTGCGCCATTTCGTCGACAAGGACATCGCCCCCCATCTTGATGACTGGGATAAAAGCGGCACCTTCCCCGATGCCGTCTATAAAACCGCCGCCGATGCGGGACTTCTCGGCATGGGATTTCCGGTCGAACTTGGCGGCCTTGACGAACCGATCGATCTCTATCACCGCATTATCTTCTCCGAGGAATTTCATCGCCTCGGCAGCGGCGTAGTATTTGCCGATCTGGCCACCCATTGGATCGGCCTGCCGCCCATCATCAGCCACGGCACGGACGAAATGAAAGATCGCATCGCCCGTCCGGTGTTGCGCGGCGACAAGAAAATGGCCTTTGCCGTCACCGAACCCTCAGGCGGATCTGACGTGTCCGGCCTTAAAACCACGGCCGAACGGCGCGGCGATCACTTCATTGTCAATGGTTCGAAAACCTTGATTTCAGGGGCCATGCGCGCCGATTTCATCCTGGCGGCGGTGCGCACCGGCGGCCCAGGCATGGGCGGCATTTCGCTCCTTGTGATCGAGGCTGACCGCGCGGGCATCAGCCGCACACCGGTGCCTGGCCTCACCTGGTATAACGCCAGCATCGGCACCTTCACCTTTGACAATGTGGAAGTGCCGGTCAGCAATCTCATCGGCACCGAGAATCGCGGCTTTGCAAGTCTCGCCGGGCAGCTCAATATCGAACGCTTCAGCGGTATCGCCGCAACCCTCGCCATGAGCCGCACCTGTATCGCCGAAGCCGTGGCCTGGGCCCAACAGCGTGAAACCTTTGGCAAGCGGTTGGTGGATCATCAAGCCATCCGCCACAAACTGATCGAGATGATCAGCGCGCTGCGTGTGTCTTATGCTTATCTTGATTATTGCATCGACCGTTTTCATCGCGGCGATGTGCCCATTGCCGATTTGTCGCTGTTGAAAATTCAGGGTGTCAAAACCCTCGAACATTGCGCGCGGGAGGCCATGCATATTCTGGCCGGTCAAGCCTATCAGGGCACCACGCGGGTCGAACGCATCTTCCGCGAATCCCGCATCTTTGCCATTGGCGGCGGCACCGAAGAAATCCTCAAAGATCTGACGGCGCGGCAGCTCGGTTTCTAA